The following proteins are co-located in the Acidicapsa acidisoli genome:
- a CDS encoding glycoside hydrolase family 32 protein, with protein MTQARTQAGKTNRRGFLSGAAKAAAAYTVLNSPLAGYLARAQSGQASKPALNLASDPRRPQFHLLPAANWMNDPNGPIYWKGRYHMFFQYNPNAAVWGDMHWAHAISPDMVHWKHLPVALAPTPGGPDADGCFSGTAVVRDGVVTFLYTGVAKASSEEATLRDGHNNFKETQCYATSTDPELRTWIKRPTPVIPTPPHGMQVTGFRDPAPWREPALYPDGWLMAVGSGEQKKGGAILLYKSPDLQKWEYLHTVATSTPKDGDATNPVDSGDMWECPDLFPLGNKHVLIYSTQGKVFWKVGELDSKELLFHEQQSGLLDYGSFYAPKTQLDKHGNRILWGWIPESRPVAEYSASGWAGLMSLPRVLTVGNDDHLKIGVSQEVEKLRKHEQKLHLAPIKAGDKQLLSDQRLKDACGELLCVVKPSSEPFTLDLLDATPPNDAPKDATTAVTSQVSYLSIRYSQANPGELVVDQQRMPIHLAAGQPLELRLYVDGSVIELFANNQSTCTKRFYYPGPTAPEIAISITGRPADITHLSLWQLSPISSDRLTT; from the coding sequence ATGACTCAGGCGAGGACTCAGGCAGGGAAGACCAACCGGCGCGGCTTTTTATCTGGCGCAGCAAAGGCCGCAGCCGCCTATACGGTCCTGAACTCGCCGCTCGCGGGATATCTCGCTCGCGCCCAATCTGGCCAGGCGTCCAAACCGGCTCTCAATCTCGCCTCCGACCCACGCCGCCCTCAGTTCCACCTTCTGCCCGCGGCCAACTGGATGAACGATCCCAACGGCCCCATCTACTGGAAAGGCCGCTACCACATGTTCTTCCAGTACAACCCCAACGCCGCCGTCTGGGGAGACATGCACTGGGCGCACGCAATCAGCCCCGACATGGTCCACTGGAAACACCTGCCCGTAGCCCTCGCACCCACTCCCGGAGGCCCGGACGCCGACGGCTGCTTCTCCGGAACCGCAGTAGTCCGAGACGGAGTCGTAACCTTCCTCTACACCGGCGTAGCCAAGGCGTCCTCGGAAGAAGCGACTCTCCGCGATGGCCACAACAACTTCAAAGAGACTCAGTGCTACGCAACTTCCACCGATCCGGAACTCCGCACCTGGATCAAGCGCCCGACACCCGTTATCCCCACGCCGCCGCACGGAATGCAGGTCACCGGCTTCCGCGACCCCGCTCCGTGGCGCGAACCCGCGCTCTACCCCGATGGCTGGCTAATGGCTGTCGGCTCGGGAGAGCAGAAGAAAGGCGGAGCGATTCTGCTGTATAAATCGCCCGACTTACAAAAATGGGAGTATCTGCATACCGTCGCCACAAGCACCCCCAAAGACGGAGACGCCACCAATCCAGTCGACTCCGGAGATATGTGGGAGTGTCCTGACTTATTCCCGCTCGGAAACAAGCACGTGCTCATCTACTCCACGCAGGGCAAGGTCTTCTGGAAGGTTGGCGAACTCGACTCGAAAGAATTGCTCTTTCACGAACAGCAAAGCGGCCTGCTCGACTACGGCTCCTTCTACGCGCCCAAGACCCAGCTCGACAAGCACGGCAACCGCATCCTCTGGGGCTGGATTCCCGAGAGCCGCCCCGTCGCTGAATACAGCGCCTCCGGCTGGGCCGGCCTCATGTCCCTGCCGCGCGTGCTTACAGTCGGCAACGATGACCACCTGAAGATCGGGGTCAGCCAGGAGGTCGAAAAGCTGCGCAAACACGAACAGAAACTGCACCTCGCGCCCATCAAAGCCGGCGACAAGCAGTTACTCTCCGACCAGCGCCTGAAAGACGCCTGCGGCGAACTGCTCTGCGTAGTAAAGCCGAGTTCCGAACCCTTCACCCTCGACCTGCTCGACGCCACCCCGCCGAACGACGCACCCAAAGACGCGACCACCGCCGTAACATCGCAAGTCAGCTATCTGTCCATCCGCTACAGCCAGGCCAATCCCGGAGAGTTAGTCGTAGATCAGCAGAGAATGCCAATCCACCTCGCAGCCGGCCAGCCGCTCGAACTTCGCCTCTATGTCGACGGCTCCGTAATCGAGCTATTCGCCAACAATCAATCCACGTGCACCAAGCGCTTCTACTATCCCGGCCCAACCGCCCCGGAAATCGCCATAAGCATCACCGGTAGACCAGCGGACATAACTCACCTGTCACTCTGGCAGCTATCTCCAATCTCCAGCGACCGGCTGACGACTTAG
- the purE gene encoding 5-(carboxyamino)imidazole ribonucleotide mutase, protein MSEGPLVGVVMGSKSDYEVLAAAVEMLREFGVAHEVRVVSAHRTPDLLFEYAATAEARGLRAIVAGAGGAAHLPGMLAAKTLVPVLGVPVPATSLQGMDSLLSIVQMPKGVPVATFAIGRPGAANAGLFAVQMLAASDGVLRGKLATWRAARTAEVLGQSLETELPR, encoded by the coding sequence ATGAGTGAAGGCCCTTTGGTTGGTGTGGTGATGGGCAGCAAAAGCGATTATGAGGTGCTGGCTGCAGCGGTAGAGATGCTTCGGGAGTTCGGCGTGGCGCATGAGGTGCGGGTGGTGAGCGCGCATCGGACGCCGGATTTGCTGTTTGAGTATGCGGCTACAGCGGAGGCGCGCGGGCTGCGGGCGATTGTGGCGGGAGCGGGTGGCGCGGCGCATCTGCCGGGTATGCTGGCGGCGAAGACGCTGGTTCCGGTGCTGGGCGTGCCGGTGCCCGCGACGAGTCTGCAAGGGATGGATTCGCTGCTGTCGATTGTGCAGATGCCTAAGGGGGTGCCGGTGGCGACGTTTGCGATTGGGCGGCCCGGCGCGGCGAATGCCGGGCTTTTTGCGGTGCAGATGCTGGCGGCGTCGGATGGTGTGTTGCGCGGGAAGCTGGCGACGTGGCGGGCGGCTCGGACGGCGGAAGTGCTGGGGCAATCGCTGGAAACGGAGTTGCCGCGGTGA
- the purK gene encoding 5-(carboxyamino)imidazole ribonucleotide synthase yields MSASKTRVLTGVVEPGGLLAILGGGQLGRMTAMAARTMGYRVRVMDPEAACPASFVVDEVVVGKWDDVDAARRLAAGADAVTLEIEQIGVDALREVAALAPLRPGVEPIRIIQDKILQKTWLAENGFPVGAFRVVRNEAELQDAVPELGGRVFLKVARGGYDGRGQARIGFDGEASEAAIHGAWVSLGERPAVAEKALDLDFEISVMAARSPNGEVRSYPAARNHHEQQILAWSVLPAGIPLELELRAQEIARRIIAGLDLEGLLCVEMFVTRDGELLVNELAPRPHNSYHQSERACATSQFEQLVRTSCNLPLGDTEILTPAAIVNLLGDVWLDAAGGRPDFAAALAVPGVRLHLYEKHTARAGRKMGHLSATGATADEALARVLEAKKRL; encoded by the coding sequence GTGAGCGCTTCAAAGACTCGAGTGCTGACTGGGGTGGTTGAGCCGGGTGGATTGCTGGCGATTCTGGGTGGCGGGCAGCTTGGGCGCATGACGGCGATGGCGGCTCGGACGATGGGTTATCGCGTGCGGGTGATGGATCCGGAAGCGGCTTGTCCGGCGAGCTTTGTTGTCGATGAGGTTGTGGTCGGCAAGTGGGACGACGTGGATGCCGCGCGGCGGCTAGCGGCGGGTGCGGATGCGGTGACGCTTGAGATCGAGCAGATCGGCGTGGACGCGCTACGCGAGGTTGCGGCGCTGGCTCCCCTGAGGCCCGGGGTTGAGCCGATACGGATCATCCAGGACAAGATTCTGCAGAAGACGTGGCTCGCGGAGAACGGATTCCCAGTGGGCGCGTTTCGCGTTGTGCGCAACGAGGCGGAGTTGCAGGATGCTGTGCCGGAGCTGGGTGGGCGCGTGTTTCTTAAAGTGGCGCGGGGCGGATATGACGGGCGCGGGCAGGCGCGGATTGGCTTCGATGGTGAGGCTTCCGAAGCTGCGATTCATGGTGCGTGGGTGAGTCTTGGCGAGAGGCCTGCGGTTGCGGAAAAGGCTTTGGATCTGGATTTTGAGATCAGCGTGATGGCGGCGCGGTCGCCGAATGGCGAGGTGCGGAGCTATCCGGCGGCGCGGAATCATCATGAGCAGCAGATTCTGGCTTGGAGTGTGCTGCCTGCAGGGATTCCATTGGAACTGGAGTTGCGGGCGCAGGAGATTGCGCGACGGATTATCGCGGGGCTGGATCTGGAAGGCTTGTTGTGCGTGGAGATGTTTGTGACTCGCGACGGCGAATTGCTGGTGAATGAGCTGGCTCCGAGGCCGCATAACAGCTATCACCAGAGCGAGCGGGCTTGCGCTACGAGCCAGTTTGAGCAACTGGTGCGGACTTCGTGCAATTTGCCGTTGGGAGATACGGAGATACTGACTCCGGCGGCGATTGTGAATCTGCTGGGGGATGTTTGGCTCGATGCTGCCGGTGGTCGGCCGGATTTTGCGGCTGCGCTGGCTGTGCCGGGAGTGCGGTTGCACTTATATGAGAAGCACACGGCGCGCGCTGGGCGGAAGATGGGGCATCTTTCCGCTACTGGAGCTACTGCGGACGAAGCGCTGGCTCGGGTGTTGGAAGCAAAGAAGCGGCTCTAA
- a CDS encoding M20 family metallopeptidase → MAVTIQDPISIPVRALLAGARRKQSQLLELTQRLVLAESPSDNKAAVDACMDLAAAHAKSLDGRIKRHRQRQFGDVLELRFGLRFGPRKSAAANRILVLGHLDTVWPLGTLKTMPCRIKPDSEGNSRLWGPGTLDMKAGVAMAFTAIEMLQEASQLNTEIILLLNSEEEIGSPVSRPITEKLAQESSAVYVLEPAQGLAYKTSRKGTGNWRLNVQGLAAHAGVDFTCGRSAILELAHQIEKVSAWTDLKRGTTVNVGVIGGGTKTNVVPAEAWAEVDVRVAKRADGPRMEKRFAALKPTPKSGVCLTVEGGINRPPMERTRGTVKIFRRAQTLAAEIDWQLTEAGTGGASDGNFTSALGIATLDGMGAVGEGAHATHESILIEHLAPRTALLAAMLAG, encoded by the coding sequence ATGGCCGTGACCATCCAAGACCCCATTTCCATCCCCGTACGCGCCCTCCTCGCCGGAGCCCGCCGCAAACAATCTCAACTCCTCGAACTAACCCAGCGCCTTGTCCTTGCCGAGTCACCCTCCGACAATAAAGCCGCCGTAGACGCCTGCATGGACCTCGCCGCCGCTCACGCCAAATCCCTCGACGGCCGCATCAAGCGTCACCGCCAGCGCCAATTCGGCGACGTCCTTGAACTGAGATTTGGCCTCCGCTTTGGTCCGAGAAAGTCGGCAGCCGCCAATCGCATCCTCGTCCTCGGCCACCTCGATACGGTCTGGCCCCTTGGCACACTGAAGACCATGCCCTGCCGCATCAAGCCCGACTCGGAAGGAAACTCTCGCCTCTGGGGCCCCGGCACGCTCGACATGAAAGCCGGCGTAGCCATGGCCTTCACCGCCATCGAAATGCTTCAGGAAGCCAGCCAGCTCAATACCGAAATCATCCTTCTGCTTAATAGCGAAGAAGAAATCGGCAGCCCGGTCTCCCGCCCAATCACCGAAAAGCTGGCCCAGGAATCAAGCGCCGTCTACGTCCTCGAACCAGCCCAGGGCCTCGCCTACAAAACCAGTCGCAAGGGCACCGGCAACTGGCGCCTCAATGTGCAAGGCCTCGCCGCCCATGCCGGAGTCGACTTCACCTGCGGCCGGTCGGCGATTCTCGAACTGGCCCACCAGATCGAAAAGGTCAGCGCCTGGACCGACCTCAAACGCGGCACCACCGTCAACGTCGGCGTAATCGGCGGCGGCACAAAAACCAACGTCGTCCCCGCCGAGGCATGGGCCGAAGTGGACGTGCGCGTCGCCAAACGCGCCGACGGCCCGCGCATGGAAAAGCGCTTCGCCGCCCTCAAACCTACGCCAAAATCCGGCGTCTGCCTCACCGTCGAAGGTGGCATCAACCGTCCGCCCATGGAGCGCACCCGCGGCACCGTGAAGATCTTCCGCCGCGCCCAGACTCTGGCCGCTGAAATCGACTGGCAACTGACCGAGGCCGGCACCGGCGGCGCATCCGACGGCAACTTCACCTCCGCGCTCGGCATCGCCACGCTCGACGGCATGGGAGCCGTCGGCGAAGGAGCCCACGCAACCCACGAATCCATCCTGATCGAGCACCTCGCCCCACGCACGGCTTTGCTCGCCGCCATGCTGGCAGGTTAG
- the lpxC gene encoding UDP-3-O-acyl-N-acetylglucosamine deacetylase: MANFSPNPTHQEQTIESPLEFSGVGLHSGAPVTMRLLPAPAGSGIVFRRTDLDNFEIPATGRNVAKVSYATSLMRQGVLISTTEHLLSALIGMGVDNVIVEIDNLELPILDGSAKPYVEAFLAAGIRLQRRRREYIRVLRPVEVREGDKFIGVYPGDGYSITYEIDFPQPIGYDSFSVDLETETYGAEIAAARTFGYKADEQKLRNMGLIRGAGPENAIILTPKGPANGPLRFADEYVRHKVLDLIGDLALAGKRIQGKVVAVRAGHAMHTALVSRLIKDRSAWELCCASAAKAVAETAIPAGIGNPALVGA; this comes from the coding sequence TTGGCCAATTTTAGCCCTAATCCGACACACCAAGAACAGACCATCGAGTCGCCCCTTGAGTTTTCAGGGGTAGGTCTGCATTCCGGGGCACCGGTCACGATGCGTCTGCTTCCTGCCCCAGCAGGCTCCGGAATTGTCTTTCGGCGCACGGACCTGGACAACTTCGAGATTCCGGCAACTGGCCGCAATGTCGCCAAGGTCAGCTATGCCACCAGCCTGATGCGCCAGGGCGTGCTGATCTCCACGACCGAACATCTGCTCTCTGCGCTTATCGGCATGGGCGTCGATAACGTGATCGTGGAAATCGACAATCTTGAGCTGCCAATTCTGGATGGCAGCGCCAAGCCGTATGTTGAGGCATTTCTCGCTGCAGGGATTCGGCTGCAGCGCCGCCGCCGCGAATATATTCGCGTGCTGCGTCCGGTGGAAGTACGCGAGGGCGACAAGTTCATCGGCGTTTATCCCGGCGATGGGTACAGCATTACTTATGAGATCGATTTTCCGCAGCCCATCGGCTACGACAGCTTTTCTGTCGATCTGGAAACCGAAACCTATGGCGCGGAGATTGCCGCCGCTCGCACCTTTGGCTACAAGGCCGATGAACAGAAGCTGCGGAATATGGGGCTGATTCGCGGGGCGGGGCCGGAGAATGCCATCATTCTTACTCCCAAAGGCCCGGCGAACGGCCCTCTGCGCTTTGCGGACGAGTATGTGCGCCACAAGGTGCTCGACCTGATCGGCGATCTGGCGCTGGCGGGCAAGCGGATTCAGGGCAAGGTCGTTGCGGTGCGCGCCGGTCATGCCATGCACACCGCGCTCGTTTCGCGGTTGATCAAGGATCGCTCGGCGTGGGAGCTTTGCTGCGCTTCGGCTGCTAAGGCTGTGGCGGAGACTGCTATTCCGGCGGGGATCGGGAATCCTGCGCTGGTGGGCGCTTAA